In Rhodococcus qingshengii JCM 15477, the sequence TGCCGGATCACCGGTAGCGGTCTCGCTCACCGGAGTGCGTAAGTCGTTCGGCGACAAGACTGTTCTAGGTGGTATCGACCTCGAGATCACGCGCGGCGAGTTCGTCGTTCTCCTCGGCCCCAGCGGTACCGGCAAGACAACCCTGCTGCGAGTGCTTTCCGGTTTGGAAGCACCGGACAGCGGTGAGGTGCTGGTTCCGCGCGACCGCACGGTCGTCTACCAGGAACCGCGATTGATCCCGTCGAAGCGAGTTCTGGCCAATGTCACAGTCGGACAGAAACGGTCACGTCAGGTGACCGACAATGCACGCAACGCACTCGCCGAGGTCAACCTCGCGGACAAGCACCGCGCCTGGCCGGCCACCCTCTCCGGCGGCGAGGCCCAACGCGTCGCATTGGCTCGCGCTCTCGTTCGCGAACCTGAACTATTACTGCTCGACGAACCGTTCGCGGCCCTCGACGCTTTGACCAGGCTCCAAATGCAAGACTTGGTAGGCGATCTGGTCGCCCGCCACCGTCCGGCAGTACTGCTCGTCACGCACGACGTCGACGAAGCCGTACGACTTGCCGACCGTGTGCTCATCCTCGACAAGGGCGGGTTTGCCGTGGACGTCGACATCGACCTGCCACGCCCCCGCGATCGGAACGATCCCGAATCTCTGCGCTACCGAGCGAGTTTCCTGAAGGAACTCGGCGTCGGTCGCACCTTCCCCGACGGACAGGACAGTCATGACATTGATCGCTGATTCCGCAATCGACACACTCTGGTACACCCGCTGCCCCGTTCCCACCGCCAGCGGCCTCGCCAACAGTCTCGGTTGGCTCGACCGGACGGCAAACGAATCCGGAGTGCGTTTCGGCGTACTGCAAGATGCCGGACCGGAATTGGCAGTGCGCCATTTCGATCACCACCTCTCCGGACTCATTCGCGAAGGCGGCAACGTCCCCGCACTGGCCGCGCGTGCCAGTGGTTCTCCGACGAGGCTCATCGGGCTCACCTGGATCGACGAGGCCCAGGCAATCCTGGTGCGCGGAGACTCCGACATCCGAGAAGCCGGTCTTCTGGCAGGCGCTCGGATCGGCATCCCGGCCTGGGCGGCAGATCAGGCCAGGAGCTTCCCCCGTGCCATGGCCCTGCACGGCTTCGCCTCCGCACTTCGACTCGGCGAGTTGAGTTTTGCCGACGTCACTCTCGTCGAGGTTGCGACGACGGCAGCCCCCGAGGTCCGCACCGCCTCGTCCACCCGCAACACGACGTGGGGCGTCGAATCCCTGCTACGCGGCGACGTCGACGCCATCTACGTCAAGGGTGCCCGCGCCCAGGAAGTTGCCCGCGAACATGGCCTCGCCGTTGC encodes:
- a CDS encoding ABC transporter ATP-binding protein, which produces MTNTTIGSLPSTEAPLPPLAARERTGTTAAERRAGSPVAVSLTGVRKSFGDKTVLGGIDLEITRGEFVVLLGPSGTGKTTLLRVLSGLEAPDSGEVLVPRDRTVVYQEPRLIPSKRVLANVTVGQKRSRQVTDNARNALAEVNLADKHRAWPATLSGGEAQRVALARALVREPELLLLDEPFAALDALTRLQMQDLVGDLVARHRPAVLLVTHDVDEAVRLADRVLILDKGGFAVDVDIDLPRPRDRNDPESLRYRASFLKELGVGRTFPDGQDSHDIDR
- a CDS encoding ABC transporter substrate-binding protein; protein product: MTLIADSAIDTLWYTRCPVPTASGLANSLGWLDRTANESGVRFGVLQDAGPELAVRHFDHHLSGLIREGGNVPALAARASGSPTRLIGLTWIDEAQAILVRGDSDIREAGLLAGARIGIPAWAADQARSFPRAMALHGFASALRLGELSFADVTLVEVATTAAPEVRTASSTRNTTWGVESLLRGDVDAIYVKGARAQEVAREHGLAVAVDLDSTASLRDRVNNGTPRPITVHADLLEQRPDIVVGFLAESLRAADWAAANIDEVRAVLQTETQSGPEGVVAAYGENFHTGLHLSLSDERVDLLGVQKQFLYAHGFLAADFDLQSWVAHEPLEQARNLVAQKGTAE